The Orcinus orca chromosome 20, mOrcOrc1.1, whole genome shotgun sequence region gtgggagattggggtgagcagatgtaagcttttctATATGGAATAGATAAGCAACatgttcctactgtatagcacagagaactatactcaatatcctgtgataaatcacagggcaaaagaatattaaaaaatgtgtgtatgtatatatgtgtatatatatatatatatatgtatatatatatatataactgaatcactttgccgtacagcagaaattaacacaacactgtcagtcaactatacttcaacaaaaaatatatcgataaaccaaaaaaaaagaatgaaagagaaattaagacacttccagataaacaaaagctggaaTAGTTCACTGCCACCAGACCTGCTCTACGGAAATGTTAAAGGAGTCCTTAACGGTGAAATGAAACGATGCTAGACTGCGATTCAAAGCCATAAGTAAGATAAGGAACACCAGTGTCTTAGTCAACTCGGATGCCGCAACATTTTATCACAGGCTGAGGGGCTTAAACAACATTTACTCCtcagtctggaggctgggaagcctgagaTCAAAGTGCCGGCAGATTGGTGAGGGTCCTCGTCCAGGCTTGCAAAAGGCCAAtttcttgttgtgtcctcacatggtggagcgAGAGAAAGAGatctctcttgtgtctcttcttattAAGAGCACTAATCACATCCTGAGAGCTCTACCCTCAATACCTAATCACCCCCAAAGGCTCCGTCTCCAAACACCATCCCATTGCGGGTtggggcttcaacacatgaattttgggggacacaattcagtcaaTAGCAAAtagtaaaggtaaatacatagGTAAGCATAAAAGCCACTATTATTGAACTTTGGTTTATGACTCCACtttttctaatattatttaataGACAAATGCACACAATAATCATTATAAATCTTTGAAcacaatatataaagatgtaatcTGTGAAAATAGCAATCTAAAGGAGggacagaggggcttccctggtggtgcagtggttaagaatccgtctgccaatgcagggtacacgggttcaatccctggcccaggaagatcccacacgccgtggagcaactaagcccgtgcaccacaactactaagcctgcgctctagagcccgcgagccacaactactaaagcctgcatgccacaactactgaagcccacgcacctagagcccgtgttctgcaacaagagaagccatgaaaatgagaagcccaggcaccgcaaagaacagtagcccctgctcgctgaaactagagaaagcctgcacacagcaacaaagacccaacacagccaaaaataaacaaataaattaattaattaaaaaataaaaaattaaaaaattaaaaaaattaattaaaaaataatttaaaaaataaaggaggaacaGAGATATACAGGAGCAGGGTATTTGTATATTATTGAAACTAATtggtattatttatataatacaaaaatggtatttttaaatggtattatttaaataagtttaaCCTAGGTTGTCATAAGATGTTAACTGTAATCCCCAAGGTAACCACAAACAAATAACTAAAagcatatggaaaaagaaaatggattcaagatggtatacttaaaaaaattaactaaatacAAAAGCAGACAGTAATGGAAGAActaaggaacaacaacaacaaagaaacacacagaagacatacataaaacaaataaatgtagcaGTAAATCCAAAAGAGGGCTGGGGTGGCTATACtattatcagacaaaacagaatgTAACTTAAAAATTGTTACAAGAATCAACGAAAGACAttatatattgaatttttttttttttttttttttttttgcggtacgcgggcctctcactgttgcagcctctcccgttgcggagcacaggctccggacgcgcaggctcagcggccatggctcacgggcccagccgctccatggcatgtgggatcttcccggaccggggcacgaacccgtgtcccctgcatcggcaggcggactctcaaccattgtgccaccagggaagccctatatattgatttttaaaaagacattatatattgatgatttaaaaattgttacaagAATCAGTGAAAGTCATTATATATTGATTTGTTACAAGAATCAATGAAAAacattatatattgattttttaagattttatatatatatatatatatatatatatatatctccatcaaggagatataaaaatcataaacatatacacaccaaATTACAGAGCCCCAAAACGTATGATCTAAAACctgacagaactgaagggagaaatagatagtTCTATAACAATAGTTGGAAACATCAATTCCCCACTTTCATAATGGATGGGACAACTGGACAGAAATTCAGTAAGGAAATGGAGGACTTGAACACTATAAACTAGTTACATCTAACAGACATACACAGAACAtttcacccaacaacagcagaataaacattcttctcatgtgtacatggaacattctcaagaaCAGATAACTCACTAGGCCATGAAACAAGTCCCAGTAAATCTGAAAAGACTGAAATAACACAAAtgatcttctctgaccacatcGGAATGcagttagaaatcagtaacagaaaggaaAGTGGAAAATTCCAAACACGTGGAAATTAAAGAACACACTCTTAAAtaaccaatgagtcaaagaagaaatcacaaaggaaattttggaaattcttggaaactatagaaaatgaaaaacttaTAGGATGCAGTGAATACAGTACTCCAAGGGAAGCTTATAGATGTAAATGCCTGCtacacaaaaaacaatgaaatcaatAACCCAACTTCACACcttaaggaacaagaaaaagaagagaaaactaaaccCAAAGGCAGTAGAAGTGAGGCTTTGGGTTTAGTTTAAAGGATAAAGATTGGAGTGGAGATACATGAAATAACAGAATCAGCAAAACAAGCgggttctttgaaaggatcaaTTAAGTGGACAATTCTTTATGGaggctaagaaaaaagagaagactcaaatcactaTAATCAGTAGTGAACAAGGGGACGTTACTATGGGTTTGGCAGAAATAAGGAAAGGTTCCACAATAAACAACGGCAGTATATTAGAAAACCTatatgaaatggacaaatacctagaaacacacaaattacCCAAACTGACCCACGAAGAAATAAGAATAGATCTGTAAGAAATAAAGAGACtgagtcagtaatcaaaaacatCCCAAGGAAGCAAGCCCAGGaacagacggcttcacaggtgaatcccACCAAACATTAAGGAATTAACACGAATCCACtccaaactcttgcaaaaaagcagaagaggaaggaacacctcTGAAGTTATTGGACGTGCCCTAAGTTATGAGGATAGCATAATCCTGATtccaaagtcagacaaagacaccaaagaaaaaaactacagaccagtatcttaTGGATAGATGCAAATgacctcaagaaaatactagcaaatatcACTCATATgcggaatctaatttttaaaaatgatacaaatgaacttatttacaaaacagaaatggacttaCAGATATCggaaacaaatgtatggttaccaaaggggagacgGGGCggggggataaatcaggagcttaggattaacatacacacactactgtatattaaataaccaacaagaacctactgtatagcacagggaccactactcaatattctgtgataatctctatgagaaaagaatttgaaaaagagtgtatatgtgtatatgtataactgaatcactctgctgtacacccaaaactaacacaacattgtaaatcagctataaatcaataaaatattttttaaaaaagaaaggaaatactagCATGctgaatccagcagcacattaaaatgattatacaccatgatcatgcgGGATTTATCTGAGGAATGAGAAGGGTGgttccacacacaaaaatcaatcaatgtaatacaccacatgaatagaaggaagggaaaaaatacatgatcatctcaattaatgcagaaaaagtattcgATAAAATTCAGCATCATTTCATGATAAAACGTTTTAAAACCaggagtagggacttccctggtggtccagtggtaaagaatccgccttccaatgcaggggatgcaagtTCGATCCTTAGTCacggaactaatatcccacatgctgcgggtcagctaagcccgcgtgccacaactactgagctcgagcgcctcaactagagagcctgcgtgccacaaactgcagagcccacgcaccctggtgcccaggcgccacaactagaggagacAAAATCCGCacagcacaactagagagaagcccgcgcaccgcaatgaagagcccacgcaccacaatgaaagatcccgcatgcctcaacgaatatcccacgtgccgcaactaagaacagacgcaaccaaaaattaataaaaataaataaataataaatcttaaaaaaaaaaaaaggaatagaaggaGAATACCTCAGCAGGCCCCAAGCTAATATCCCAAATACCCAAAGCTAATATAATAATCAGtgatgaaagactgaaaattcttcctctaaaatctggaacaagacaaggatgtccattttcaccacttctattcaatattataGTAAAAGTTctagtcagagaaagaaagaaaaggcattcaaattagacaggaagaagtaaaactatctctatttgcagatgacttgatgtCATGTGTAGAAAGTCCTAATAAAGAAATCCAGCAAAATTGTCGGACACCAGATCAGTAGTTTTTAACGACTTGTAcgtctatacactagcaatgaacaatctgagaAGGAAATTTATAAGGTAACCtcacttacaatagcatcaaaaataataaaatacttgggaataaattcCATCAAGTCCAAGATCTGTATACCCCAAACCACAAAACCCTCCTGAAAGACGTTAAAGgtgacttaaataaatggaaagacatcttgtgagacttaatattgttaagatggcaatattccCCAAGCattctatagattcaacacaatccctactAAAATCCCAACattctttttttgcagaaatagaaaaagtgatcctaaaattcatatggagttgctagtgaaaaataaatagcagaaacaatcttaaaaagaacagagttggaggaccCACACCTCTCAATTCCAAAACATACTACACAGCTCCAGTTCTCAAGACATTATGCTTCTGGCATGAGGTCAGACACAGGGATCCTTGGAATAAAACTGAGAGTCCAGATATTAACCATACAACTGGCTTCATCAAGGGTGCCAACACAATTTAATGCGGAAAGGATAggcctttcaacaaatggtgctgggaaatctggatatccacatgcaaaacaatgaagttgaacccttatcacataccatataaaaattaactcaaggggcttccctggtggcgcagcggtttagagtccgtctgccgatgcgggggacgcaggtttgtgccctggtccgggaggatcccgcgtgccgcggagcggctgggcccgtgagccatggccgctgagcctgcgcgtccggagcctgtgctctgcaacgggagaggccacggcggtgagaggcccgcgtaccgcaaaaaaaaaaaaaaaaaaaaaaaaaaaaaaaaattaaattggatcAAAGCCTTAAATCtaagagctgaaactataaaacgattagaaggaaacacaggtgtaaatcttcatgatcttgaaTTTGGTAATGGCTTCTTACATATGACACTGCAAGCATgagcataaagaaaaaattaattgaaactcATCAGcgttaaaaacttttgtgcatcaaaagacacaatcaagaaagtgaaaagacaacctacaggacgggagaaaatatttgcacatcatGTATCTAATGCTGTCTAGTATCCAGCATAcgtaaagaattcttacaactgaACAACAAAAAGGCATGCAACCCAagtaaaaaatgggcaagggattTGAACAGTGACTTCTCCAAAGACAAACACACATCCaacaagcacatggaaagatgctcaacatcactagccactaagaaaatgcaaatcaaaacctaagTAAACTTTCAACTGctagggcccgggttcgatccctcttAGGGGAACTGTAATCCCACAAGCCTTCCCAcgtggcaaaaaacaaacaaacacctcaGTGAGATATTTCACACCAACCAGGATGGGgccagttctgtttttttttttttggcttttgtttttttaagagaaaacaggTGTTGGCGAGgaggtggagaaactggaaccgtcatatattgctagtgggaatgcaaaataggcaaccactgtggaaaacggcTTGGcgagtcctcaaaaaattaaacacagactcaccacatgacccagcaattccactcctaggtatacacccaaaagaactgaaaacagggagTCAAACACTTGTACAGAAGTCACAATAGGCAagaagtggaagcaacctaaacgtccatcaacagatgaatggataagcaaaatgtgacatataatggaacattattcagccgtaaaagagaatgaagtcctgacacctgctacaatgtgggtgaaccttgaaaacattactctaagtgaaggaagccagatcTCAAAGGCCACGTGTTGTATGGCGGGCGGTTGCCAGGTGGCTGAAGAGGGAGGGCTAGGGAGTGATCACTTAATCATTACTTAATGGGTACCAGGTTTTCTTCCGTGGTGGTGATAATATACTGGAACTTGATAAAGGTGGTGGTGGTACCTTAAATGGTTAGTTTCATGTTATGTGAATtcttcttcaattaaaaacagtTAAGCATAATCTATAGGACCTGTTTTAACTTTCCTCCCTGCGAAAACGAAAAGTGAAAAGCAAACGCGACTGACCTTGTTCCTGGGATGGAGACCCTCCAGGGTGACGGTGTCGGCTAAGCCGAAGTGCAGCGTATTCCGAGCCAAGCTCACAGGAGGACCAGCGCGGGATAAAGTCACTTGGAAGCTCGTTTTGCCGAATAACCCTACGATAACCCTCAAACTTCTGAGGACGCGCAGCACCGAGTGGGGCCTCTCCTTTCCGGCCACCACGCTCCGCCGGGGCTGCAGACCGGTGGCCACGCAGGACGGTCCCCGGAGGACGAAGGGAGCTGGacgggttagggttcgagctggACGGTCCGAGCTGGACGGCCGGAGGCGCTCCCTCCCTGGCTGCAGCGCCGCGGCCGGCCGCCGGGGAGCAGTGGTGGCCCGCGCTACGCAAGCCTGGCCGGACCTCCTTCCTGCTCCGACGCCGGTCGGACCTCGAGCGCTCCAAAGCGCCTCGAAGGCCGCGGCCCCACGCCACGCTCCGTGCTAGTACGTCTCGCTGACCACGCCCCCGCGTCCACGGCCAGGCCCCTCACCTGCCCGGCCCTCGatggccccgcccccagcccgctCCAGGCCACACCCCATCCGTCCCGCCCCTCGGCCCAGGCCCCGCCCGGCGGCCTGCTTTGCCTTCCAGGGCTCCACCCAGCCGATACCGCCGCTCTCCGGCCCCGCCTCTCTCCGGGCCCCGCCCAGGCCCCGATCCGCCggcctccagagcgcagacaccgcCCCTATGGGGCCGCGCCctctcaggccccgcccctcaGGTACCTTCTCtctcaggccccgccccgccggcAGCCGGAGTGCAGAGCCCTGGGACGGAGCTGGAGGCGCGGGTGCTGCGCGCGGCGGGCGGCTTCGGCCGGTCCCGGTGCCTGCTGGCCGCCGCCTCGTGGCTGCCGTGCGTGGCGCTGGGGTTGGCGCTGGGCTCGGAGCTGCTGCTCACCGCGCTGCCCGCAAACCACTGCGGTCCGGACCCCGCGCTCGCCCCCGGCCCCTGCCTGCCGCTGAGCTACCCCGAGCCCGCGCCCCGCGTCCGCCCCAACGGCACGCGGTCCTGCACGCGCGGCTGGCGCTACGCGCTGCCCGCCGCCGGCCTGCTGCGCAGCCCGGTCACCCAGGTCTTCTGCACCTGCCCCTCCGTCCCCCGCCCCGTCCTCTGCTTCCCTGCTCTGTCTCCCCCTCCTTCCGTCCCCCTGCCCTCAGCGCCCTTCCTCTGTTCCCCCTCCTCCAGTCCCGCCTCGGTCTTCGGCCCTTGATCGACCGGGGCTGTGGTACTGGGGCTTTCGACTGCGCGGGGCTCAGCCCCCTCCTGTCTGACGGTGCAGCAGGTGTCCATAGGCAGGGTGCCGGGCCTAAAGGCAGAGTCCGAGGCTGGGTGCTGCCAAGGTGGGCAGGCAGTCCGGGAGGGGGGCGGTAAGCTGAAGGTTTGAGCAGGTAGGTGCCCAGCGGTCAGCAGGGCCTGGAGTTCCCTTCGGTGCCATGAACATTCTAGCAACCTGTGGCTTTGGGCTATGCAGGTGTTCAGGCTGGGCTCCCAAGACACTGAATCAAGAGAGTGATTGGGTCACTTCCGTTTTTGAAGAGCAGACCTCCCACCTGTAAGGTGTGTGCAGGCTGGCCTAGGGGCAGGGACGCCAAGGACGCGGAGCGGGTAACggggcctccctccccctcctctggcTAGGCCAGCCCACCCTGccttcctcttggcagcctctgcccgcagccccaccccctgcccctgggAGGAAGGGCCCCGGGTGGAAGCTTGGACAGGGTTGCCACATCCCTGCCGGGCCCACCTGGGGCCCTGAACCGGCTGGGCTTCCTCCTTCTGGCCACCTGTTTGGTGTAGTGATGGATCCTCGCCCACCAGCTTTCACAAGCAGtcggattttaaaataaaaactctgacGTAGTGTGACCCAAAAGGGTGTGTCAAGCTTGAGGAGAAGACACAGAGTAGCCCGGGAAAAGGGCCCTTGGCCGGGAAAAGCTGGTGGGCGTGGCCCTGCAGCCTGTTCCAGGAGTGGCTCTCGAGGTGCACAGGCCAGGGGAAGGGCAGGAGAGGCCCTGGGGCCAGCCTGGCAGCAGAGTGATGGCCGGAGAAAGGCAGGTGCAACCCCGTGCAGAGCAAAGGAGAAACCAGACTTGGGGCTCCATGCGGGTGTCCTGGGGACCCCAGGCCTCTACCACCTGGGGGCTCAGACCAGGAATTGTCCAGTTCCATGTGAAGACCACCAGGGTCAGGAGGCCATGCCATGTGATCCTGAGTCCTGAGCAAGTAAGTCCCTGGTCTCTCTACCTGTTTCCCCTTGTCTCCAGGGAGGAATCGGAACAGGATACCTAGGGTCCCTTCCAGCGTGATATTCTGGGAACTCCAGCGGGGGTAGGGGTCCTGGCTAGCTGACAGGTGACTGGTATCCCCTACAGTGGAACCTCGTGTGTGAGGACGGCTGCAAGGTGCCCCTGGAGCAGGTGGACTACCTCCTGGGCTGGTTGCTGGGCTGTGTCCTCCTGGGCCCAGGCTGTGACCGGTGAGGCGCTGCCCCTGCCCTTCTGCCCTGGCAGCCCTCCCCTGAGCCCTCCTGACCCAAATCCACGTGTGTCCCCTGCTGCCCACTAGGTTTGGCCGCCGGGCTGTGTTTGTGGGCTCCGGTGCTGGCCACGGGCCTGGGGGCCAGCAAGGCCCTGGCCACTGGCTTTGCCACCCTACTGGTTTTGCAGCTGCTTCGTGGGGGGGGCCTCAGCAGGAGCCTCCCTAGCCTTCTATGTGGCTCATGAGTACCGTGGGGGGCTCTGGGGGCCGCCCACTCAGGCTAGGCCTCTGGCCCGCTGGAGGGCGCCTTTCTGGCACTCCAGTCGAGGGCTCTTCTCCAGAAGGTGGGCGGGGAGCTGTTTGCTCTGTGGGCTCTGCTCTTTGTGGGCAGGCCCGGGTGCCTCAGATGTCCAGGTCCTGGGCAGGCCAGCGACTGATCACCACAGCCCTGGACAGGGCAGCCCTCCCGAGAGGCCTGGGCCCCAGGCCGTCTGTGTCTGCCCAGGCCTGGAGCTGGGTGACGCCCCGCGCTGCCTGGCATTCTCCACGGGGGCGGCCTCTTCTCTGTGGCGGGCATGCTGCCGCTGCCTGGCCTGGCCCTGCTCCTGGAAGACTGGCGCCTGCTGCAGGGGCTGAGCTCCCTGGCCACGGGACTCCTGCTGCTGTTTTGGGGGTGAGTGAGAGGGGTTCACATCCACTGTGGAGGCCACGTGCATTGCTTCCCTCTGACCTCCATGCAGCAGCAGGAAGATGGGCACGGGCCAGGGACCCAGGGACACAGAGCCATGCACTGTGCTTCGCCACTGGGTCCTTCTCTACCGGGAGGTCCCCTGGCATCCTCACCCCAAACCCGCAGGTCTCCAGCCCTGTTCCCCGAGTCTCCCTGCTGGCTGCTGGCCACAGGGCAGCCGGCCCGAGCCAGGAAGATCTTGCGGCGCCTTGCGGAAGCCAGCGGTGTGGACCCCAAAGGCAGCTCAGAGGAGGGGAGCTCCCTGGCTGCGGGTAAGGGACCAGCCAGGGAGAAGGGAGGCCTGGGcgctggaggagggaggagaggcgcCATCCCCTCCTTCATGCCCCATTATGTCCCCGGGGCCGCAGAGCCGGACGTGCTGTGTGCAGGGAGCCCCAGCCCCGACACCACTCGGTCCTGGAACTCCGGCATACCCGCGTCGCCTGGAGAAACGGACTCATCCTGGGCTTCAGTTCGTGAGGAGGGGAGGGtgtgggtgggaaggggagggagggatcttGGCCTTCCCCACGGGGTGAGAGTCCGC contains the following coding sequences:
- the SLC22A31 gene encoding LOW QUALITY PROTEIN: putative solute carrier family 22 member 31 (The sequence of the model RefSeq protein was modified relative to this genomic sequence to represent the inferred CDS: inserted 4 bases in 3 codons; deleted 1 base in 1 codon; substituted 1 base at 1 genomic stop codon), whose translation is MAGERQVQPRAEQRRNQTWGSMRVSWGPQASTTWGLRPGIVQFHVKTTRVRRPCHVILSPEQWNLVCEDGCKVPLEQVDYLLGWLLGCVLLGPGCDRFGRRAVFVGSXVLATGLGASKALATGFATLLVLQLLRGGGLAGASLAFYVAHEYRGGLWGPPTQARPLARWRAPFWHSSRGLFSRRWAGSCLLCGLCSLWAGPGASDVQVLGRPATDHHSPGQGSPPERPGPQAVCVCPGLELGDAPRCLAFSXGGGLFSVAGMLPLPGLALLLEDWRLLQGLSSLATGLLLLFWGSPALFPESPCWLLATGQPARARKILRRLAEASGVDPKGSSEEGSSLAAAGRAVCREPQPRHHSVLELRHTRVAWRNGLILGFSSXGGGGIRASFLRNLATRDPAFCWPYFLEASLEAAAVVFQLLTADLWGRRPVLLLGTLVLGLAPLLLLAGAQYLPGWTLLPVSVLGLLASQAVSALSSLFSAKVFPMVSRGAGLGLVLGAGFLGQVAAPLTDTRGXHGFFLQHVAFPSLAVLALLRVLLLPESRGRALPPSLQDADRLRRSPLLWGHPRQDHLPLLPASLPRAGTQLVREG